In the genome of Chitinispirillales bacterium ANBcel5, one region contains:
- a CDS encoding PAS domain S-box protein encodes MILDNDKLNLNSSNYLRTALDLCNDGFWAYDSKTLSIIDVNEKYCRMSGYSRDEFLQLKASDIITTDCFDSSRVESSKANKYKTFHRKKNGTMFNVEVSVARAYGSENTIVCLCNELKDEKSYNDQFLLKDIIDSSEDYIYVKDRKLRTVICNKKFSTILGKKPEELIGKTDIENGWDPKYVKGDKEQGIRGYEKDDLKALSGEVVHVSDVLSVNGNQIYFDTIKLPLFDANNNIKGILGISRNVTDQKRIEDDLFEVRQRMEFALYASKIGAWEINLVDQSTIRTLQHDKIFGYEELLSEWDYEFFLNHVHPEDREMVDSRFKRTLKNKENWSFECRIYRADGKMRWIKVTGQSRSSGKDKRMAGIVQDITAQKISEQNTRAWHSLMEYIIKYDPNAIAVLDTELKFKFVSNRFKKDYNVDSENIIGRHHYDVFPDIPEKWRSIHKRALSGEVLNGDEEIFKRLDGSVDWTKWECRPWYHTQGSIGGIILYTEVITKRKQAEHALFSEKERLSVTLRSIGDGVITTDTKGKVVIMNKVAEQLTGWNQADAKGKKLNEVFNIVNEFTGKSSEDPVTKVLSTERIVELENHTVLIAKNGERRVIADSGAPIKDKEDKIIGVVLVFRDMTEKQKLLNAIQRAAKLNSLGILAGGIAHDFNNLLGGVFGYLDLASELVENKSALEYIEKSMSVIDRTKALTKQLLTFATGGEPVKKVDHLNPFLLETVHFSLSGSSVTCNSAIENDLWQCNFDKDQIGQVIDNIVINARQAMPDGGSIDVKAKNVTIKHKEHNILPSGNYVEISIKDYGIGIPKEIMDRIFDPFFTTKSQGHGLGLATCFSICDKHGGCIDVESKMGKGSTFCIYLPAEFKNSESDKKDISTMHKGKGTVVVLEDQPEIREIIGAMLLSFGYEAVMFERGNEAVQYFCEQHKKGTITAMIFDLTISGGMGGKEAIREVRKLCEKTPVFVVSGYAEDPIMANPKEYGFTDSISKPFRKIELSQLFDKNLMY; translated from the coding sequence ATGATATTAGATAATGATAAATTAAATCTGAACAGCAGCAATTATTTACGCACAGCCTTGGATCTGTGTAACGATGGTTTTTGGGCATATGACTCAAAAACGCTGAGCATAATTGATGTTAATGAAAAGTATTGCAGGATGTCTGGATACAGTAGAGATGAATTTCTGCAACTAAAAGCTTCAGATATTATTACAACAGACTGCTTTGATTCAAGTAGAGTTGAATCATCCAAAGCCAATAAATATAAAACTTTTCATCGTAAAAAAAATGGCACAATGTTTAATGTAGAAGTGTCAGTTGCCAGGGCTTATGGAAGTGAAAATACCATTGTATGCTTGTGTAATGAATTAAAAGATGAAAAGAGTTATAATGATCAGTTTCTTCTCAAAGACATCATTGATTCATCAGAAGACTACATCTATGTTAAAGACAGAAAATTGCGTACTGTCATTTGCAACAAAAAATTTTCTACCATTCTTGGCAAGAAACCTGAAGAGCTGATTGGAAAAACCGATATAGAAAACGGGTGGGATCCCAAATATGTAAAGGGCGACAAAGAACAGGGTATACGTGGTTATGAAAAGGATGATCTGAAGGCATTGAGTGGTGAGGTAGTACATGTTTCTGATGTGCTGTCTGTGAATGGTAATCAAATCTACTTTGATACGATTAAACTGCCTCTGTTTGATGCAAATAACAATATTAAAGGAATATTGGGAATCAGTCGCAATGTAACAGATCAAAAGAGAATTGAGGATGATCTGTTTGAAGTCAGGCAAAGAATGGAGTTTGCCTTATACGCAAGCAAAATTGGTGCATGGGAGATAAATTTAGTAGATCAGTCTACAATCAGGACACTTCAGCATGATAAGATCTTTGGGTATGAGGAGTTACTTAGTGAGTGGGATTATGAATTTTTTTTGAACCATGTACATCCAGAAGACAGAGAAATGGTTGATTCGAGATTTAAAAGAACCCTTAAAAATAAAGAAAACTGGAGCTTTGAATGTAGGATTTATCGTGCTGATGGAAAGATGCGTTGGATTAAAGTCACAGGACAATCTCGTAGCAGTGGCAAAGATAAGCGAATGGCAGGAATAGTACAGGATATAACAGCGCAAAAAATTAGTGAACAGAATACCAGGGCCTGGCATAGTTTGATGGAGTATATAATTAAGTACGATCCAAATGCAATAGCAGTACTTGATACAGAGTTAAAGTTTAAGTTTGTCAGTAACAGGTTCAAAAAGGATTATAACGTAGATTCGGAAAATATTATTGGACGGCATCATTATGATGTGTTTCCTGATATCCCTGAGAAGTGGCGTAGTATTCATAAACGAGCTTTGAGTGGAGAGGTGTTAAATGGTGATGAAGAGATATTTAAAAGACTGGATGGTTCAGTGGATTGGACTAAATGGGAGTGTCGTCCTTGGTATCACACTCAGGGTTCAATCGGTGGAATAATACTTTATACCGAGGTGATTACCAAACGCAAGCAAGCTGAACACGCGTTATTTTCCGAAAAAGAACGTTTATCTGTTACATTACGCAGTATTGGGGATGGTGTTATCACTACTGATACAAAGGGTAAAGTAGTGATTATGAACAAAGTTGCAGAACAGCTTACGGGTTGGAATCAGGCGGATGCGAAGGGAAAAAAATTAAACGAGGTCTTTAACATAGTTAATGAATTTACAGGTAAATCATCTGAAGACCCGGTGACCAAAGTGCTCTCTACAGAGCGTATCGTTGAGCTTGAAAATCATACTGTACTTATAGCAAAAAATGGGGAGAGAAGGGTAATAGCTGATAGTGGTGCTCCTATTAAAGACAAAGAGGATAAAATTATTGGTGTGGTTCTTGTTTTTCGCGATATGACCGAAAAACAAAAATTATTGAATGCTATTCAACGAGCAGCAAAACTTAATTCTCTTGGTATTCTTGCCGGAGGTATCGCTCACGATTTTAATAACCTGCTTGGAGGTGTTTTTGGTTATCTTGATCTGGCAAGTGAATTGGTTGAAAATAAAAGTGCTCTGGAGTATATAGAGAAATCCATGAGTGTCATTGATAGAACAAAAGCTTTAACGAAACAATTACTTACATTCGCAACAGGTGGTGAGCCGGTTAAGAAAGTTGATCATTTAAATCCGTTTTTACTGGAAACAGTACATTTCTCCTTGAGTGGTTCATCTGTTACCTGTAACAGTGCTATTGAAAATGATTTGTGGCAGTGTAATTTTGATAAAGATCAAATTGGTCAGGTTATAGATAATATTGTAATAAATGCAAGACAAGCAATGCCTGATGGTGGAAGTATTGATGTAAAGGCAAAAAATGTAACCATTAAACATAAAGAACACAATATCCTTCCTTCGGGTAATTATGTGGAGATTAGTATAAAAGATTATGGAATAGGTATACCTAAAGAAATTATGGATCGAATATTTGATCCTTTTTTTACCACAAAGTCACAGGGACATGGCCTTGGGTTGGCTACATGTTTCTCTATATGTGATAAACATGGTGGTTGTATTGATGTTGAATCGAAAATGGGGAAGGGCAGCACTTTTTGTATATACCTTCCTGCGGAATTTAAAAACTCAGAATCAGACAAAAAGGATATTTCAACGATGCATAAAGGAAAAGGAACAGTTGTAGTATTGGAGGATCAACCCGAAATACGAGAAATTATTGGTGCAATGTTACTCTCTTTTGGCTACGAAGCAGTTATGTTTGAAAGGGGAAATGAAGCTGTTCAATACTTTTGTGAACAACATAAAAAAGGTACTATAACAGCTATGATTTTTGATCTTACTATCTCTGGTGGTATGGGAGGTAAGGAGGCTATAAGGGAAGTGAGAAAACTCTGTGAAAAAACGCCGGTATTTGTTGTGAGTGGTTATGCAGAAGATCCAATTATGGCAAATCCAAAAGAATATGGTTTTACAGATAGTATTAGTAAACCATTCAGAAAAATTGAACTCTCTCAGTTGTTTGATAAAAACTTAATGTATTAA